CTTTGCCGCCGCTTCTTTTGGTCTTAGGCAATCTATTGGCCTATCTGCAGGTGAGAAACGCGGACGCCATCAGCTACATCCTGCAAGTAACGCCGGCCGGCATGTCGGGCTATCTCAAACCCATCATCAGCTCTTTTCTCAATCAAGGCAGTAACGAAAGCTTATCTTTGGGCATTTTAATAGCCGTCTGGTCGGCTTCCGGCATGATCGCCACATTACGAAGCTGCTTTAACAAAATCTATCAGCCGAAAAAGCAAGAGAATCCGCTGCTATCACGAGCACTATCTTTTCTGCTGCTGGTCTTGGCTTTGCTGGCATTTGCGAGCCTGCTGACTTTGATCATTTTTGGCCAATACTTGTTAGACTTACTAAAAATTGACTGGCAGCATGCCTCCTTTTGGCTTTTAGAAATCGTTCAAGCCAAGAATCTGCTGGCCTTTGCTGGCTTTTTTGTCCTATTGTGTTCTCTATATTATTTCGTGCCCGAGACAAGGCCTAAAGCCAAATATGTCTGGTTAGGTGCCTTGTTTACCGATTGCTGCTGGTTCATGATGGCCGCGCTTTTTCAAAATTATGTGGCATTATTCGCTCATGGCATTTCTTCTTATCAGACGATCGGTACCTTTATTATTCTCATGTTCTGGTTAAACTTTTCCAGTCTTTTTCTGCTGTTAGGAGCTGTGATTAACGCCTGCTATCAAGCCTACTTTGAGCCGGGACGGCCAAGAAACAGCCAAGTCAAACGATCGTAAGATTTATATATTATAATTAAGTTATTATCAGACTATTTTGTAGGTAGAGTTTCACTTTTCACGCCATCGACAGGAGGTGACGACCTATGAATCTGAAAAGAATGTCGCTTTTATTACTCACGCTTTTTTGTGTCATCTCAATTGCTGTTTTAGAATTTGCCAATTACGGCTCGACCAGCAATAGCCATACGATTGAATTTTTCAATCAAAAACCCGAGGTCACGAGCGGCTATCAAGAGCTGGCTCGTTTATACGAGAAGACACATCCCAATATTAAGGTGAAAATTACGACCGTGGGAAACGGCAGTGGTGCTTCGGCTTTACAAGCCAAGTTTGTTTCTGGGGATGCCCCTGATATCGTCATGCTGGGCGGCCTTCCGGAAATCGACCGCTACCATAACCGCCTGCTGAATTTGGACAAACTGCCCATTCAAAAGAAAATCGTGCCGTCTTTGAAAAGCGGCGGTCGAATATACGGCCGCAATCTTGGTGTGGCAGTTGATATTGAAGGCTACGGCTGGGCTTATAACAAAGCTGTCTTTAAAAAAGCCGGCATTGATGCCGCTCAAATCACGGATTATGCCAGTTTTAAAGCAGCCGTCGAAAAATTAAATTCTCAGAAAAAGGCGCTCGGCCTCTCTGGTGTTTTTGGATTTAACGGTGCCGACACCAGTTCGATTACCTCTTTTTCGGCACAATTTTTGTCCCAGTCTTATCACAATAATCTGACAAAAGCCTACCGCAGCCAGCACTTAAACTGGCGTTACAGCAAGCGAATGGCGGCCTATGTTGATTTGGTTAAACGCTATAACGTCAAGCCGATTTTGTCGGTCCGATATGACGCATCTGTCCAAGACTTGTTTTTTCATGGCAAAGTGGCCATGATTCCACAGGGAAACTGGATTATTCCGACTTTGGATCAAGCACAAAAAGGTTTTTCAGCCAAGAATCTTGGCATGCTGCCTTATTTTGTCAAAGGCAAAGGCCAGATTATGACCGGTTCTTCTTGGTACTTAGGCATCACCAACGAACATCCTCAACGGGAAAAAGATGCCAAGGATTTTCTCCAATGGCTTTATAACTCTCCTGAAAGTGAAAATGTGATTGTCCAGCAGATGCGCTATGTCCCGCCGATAATCAATTTTGATCTGAATAAATTACCGGACCCGCTCTCCAAAGAAATTTATCGGATCGGCACCGGCAAACATGCAGAGGTTCCCGTGCACAAACAGTTCCCTAACGGCTTTAATCAAGAGGCTATCGGACCAAACATGCAGCGCTATTTTGCAAATAAGATCAGCTGGCAGCAGTTCGTACAACGCACTGAATCACAGTATTATCAGTTGCGGCAGATCCAAGGAGGCAGATAAATGTTTCAGAAAAAATATTACTACTGGCTTTTTGTCCTACCTAGCCTGGTTCTTATCAGCGTTATCATCCTAATCCCGTTTTTGATCGGAATCTTCTACTCTTTTACAAATTCCAATGGCATCACCGCTTCCTGGGTCGGCCTGAAAAATTACTTTCTGCTTTTCAGCGATGCCAATTTCCTGCAAAGCTGCTGGCTGACCTTCTTGTTCTCACTTTTGTCAGTGGCTGGTATCAATGTGATTGCGCTCAGTTTTGCGCTGCTAGTCACTCGCCGGGATAATCGTTTCACTAAATTCCTGCGGACAATTTTCTTCATTCCAAATCTGATCGGCGGTATTCTGCTGGGATTTATCTGGCAATTTATTTTCATCCAGATCTTTGGTGCTCTTGGCAGCCAGCTGCATCTTTCCTTTTTCAACGGCTGGCTAAGCACGCCTGAGAGCGGCCTGTGGGGCCTGGTTATTCTCTTCTGGTGGCAGATGAGCGGCTATATCATGCTGATTTATGTGGCTTTTCTAAATGCAATTCCGCGCAGTACGATCGAATCAGCAAAATTAGACGGCGCCAACGAAGGGCAAATCTTCTGGTGGATCAAGCTGCCGCAACTAGCACCAGCTTTTACGATCAGCCTTTTCTTAACCTTGGCAAACTCCTTTAAACTCTATGAACAAAACCTGGCTTTAACCAATGGCGGCCCATTCCGGTCAACTGAAATGATCGCGATGAATATTTATAACACAGCCTTCGTCAATTACCAGCAGGGTTATGCGCAAGCAGCTGGTATTCTACTCTTTATCTTCGTCGCCCTGGTTTCCTTTGCCCAGCTTTACTTCTCCAGAAAGGGGGAACGCCAAAATGAAAGCTAAAGTGGTTAGAAACATTACCTGGATTATCAGTGTTCTGCTGGCCTTAATCTGGTTATATCCATTCGTGATCGTTCTCATCAATTCGCTGAAAACAAAATCAGACTTGTTCAGCAATCCATTAGCGTTATCTCGACCGACTTTCGGTAATTATACCGAGGCATTCCTCTCTTTGAATTACGTCCAAAGTTTTTTCAATTCGACTTTAATCACCGTCACAAGTGTGTTGCTGATTACGCTGCTGGCTTCGATGACGGCGTATGCATTAGCTCGGACACATGGCAAAATCAGCTCGATCATTTATTACCTGTGTGCGGCAACGATGCTGATTCCCTTTCAATCCATTATGATTCCGCTGATTTCTCTGTTCGGACGAATCGATTTTTTGAACCGGATCAGCTTGATTCTCATGAATACAGGCCTGGCCTTGAGTTTATCGATCATCCTGTATTACGGGGCTTTTCTTGGGGTCCCAGCAAGTATTGACGAGGCAGCCATGATTGATGGTGCAAATACTGTCAAGGCCTTCTTCTCAGTTATTCTGCCTTCTGTCTCACCAATGACCGGAACCGTTGTTATTCTAAATGCCATGAAAATATGGAACGACTATCTGCTCCCATCACTGGTGATTAATAAAGACGGCATGTACACCATTCCACTGCGTATGTATTTCTTCTTCGGTGAAAACAATAGTAACTGGCAGCTAGCCCTAGCAGGACTGGTGCTGGCAATTATTCCGATCATCATTCTCTTTATTCTGCTGCAGAAACAGATTATGCAAAGTGCCACTGAAGGTGCAATCAAATAAGCGCTTAATCACCAATGACAACTTTTGTGTTAAAAGGCACGTTTTCATAGAACCATTTAGCATCAGATACAGTCAGACGAATGCAGCCATGAGAGGCCGGATGCCCCAGTTTCTCAGCTTCGGCCGCATTGTAGCTTTTATCAGCGCTGGTCGGCACACTATGGAAAAGATAAACGCCATGGTCTTTGAAGGAGACCCAATAGTTAGCACCTTCATTTAGAGATGGATTGAAAAAGGAAGGCCCGCGTTCTGCTTGGATATAAAAAGTACCGGTTGGTGTCGTATTATCCAAACCTGATGAACAATACATCGTATAGAGAGTTCGGCCGTCCTGGGCCTTGACATAGACGAGTTGTTCTTTTAAAGAGACTTGCACCCAAGCCCCGGGATTCTCCGAGAAAACAGGGTAGGCCTTTTTTTCGGATGCGGCCTGCCAATCAATTTTTGCAGGAAGCACTTTTGGGGCCGTTTTTTTTCTACTGGAGACGGCAGCCTGACTGGTTTGTGATTGAACAGACGAACTTTGGCTCTGGGTACCCGCTGTCTTTGGACGAGTGACAAAAAAGAGTATCAAAAAAGCCGCTAATAATATGACCCAAGCAGATAAGACAATGAGTTTTCTTCTTGTCATTACAAAGCCATTCTAGCTTACTTAGCGGCTCAAAATAGACAACTAGGCTGTTTTTAAAGGAGTATTAACGTAGATAACGCTGTTTTAATTCAGCCAAACTATCCTGATCCAAACCGATTATCTGCGTGAGATAGGCTTGTGGACTGCCAGCTACCTCACTCATGGCAGCAAAAGCGTTTGCCAGATAATCCGGATCTGTCATGATGAAATGTTTAGCATTATCAATATCAGCATCTGAAGCACCTTGTTGAATCATTTTGGTTAAATGAGCTTCATTTTCCGGCTGATTAAATTGATCAGACAGCGCGTAATCCCGGAAAACAGTCTCTTTGTCAACGCCAACCGCAGATAAAAACAGTGCCGAGGCCAAGCCGGTCCGATCTTTGCCCTTTGTGCAATGGAAAAGTAAAGCGCCTTGGCTGCCGTCCAATAAATAGCGAAAAAAAACCTGTAGGGTCTGCTGGGAAAATTCATCGACAACCATGTTGCGATAAGTAGCCATCATTCGCTCATAGGCAAAACCAAACTCGTGCGGTTCATGCCGAAAATCATTGGCATCGGCTGTGGAGTTGGTCGTATCCTCGTTTAGCAAAGGAAGTTCGATCTCTTCAATTGAATCCGAATAGGCATCCGGGTCATTTAAACGTTCATCTAAGCTTCTAAAATCAATCACACGTGCAATTTTATGATGCTTAAGTACTTTTAAATCACGAGCTGAAAAATCGGCCATCTTAGCGCCGCGAAAAAGGCGTCCCCAGCGAACTTGTCGATTGTCAATTGTCGAATAGCCGCCCAAATCTCGAAAGTTTCGGCCGCCTTTGATATTTAAAATACGTTTCTCGAACATATCACCTCAAAAAGAAAAAACCGCCATCGCGATTTAATTACTTAGTGCCGAATAAACGATCTCCGGCATCACCCAAGCCTGGGACGATGTAGCCTTTATCGTTCAAATGATCATCTAGTGCTGCTGCAAAAATATCAACATCCGGATCAGCCGCCTGAACAGCTTTGACACCTTCAGGTGCCGCAACTAGCACCATCAATTTAATATAACGAGCACCACGTTTTTTTAATGCCGCGATCGCGTCTTTAGCCGAACCGCCCGTTGCCAGCATGGGATCAACCACGATCACTTCACGCTTCTCGATATCTTCAGGCAGCTTGATAAAGTATTCATGCGGCTCCAGTGTTTTCTCGTCTCGATACATACCGATGTGGCCAATACGAGCAGCTGGAATTAATTTGACAACGCCATCGACCATGCCCAATCCTGCACGCAGAATCGGCACAACCGCCACCTTTTTTCCGGTTAATTGTTTGACGGTCGTATGTGCGACCGGCGTGTCGATTTCGACATCTTCCAGCTGCATATCCCGGCTGACTTCATAGGCCATCAAAGTGGCAATTTCGTTGACCAGCTCGCGAAAATCTTTTGTGCTCGTATTCTTGTCACGCAAAATCCTCAACTTGTGCTGAATCAGCGGATGATCAATAACTGTAAATTTAGACATTTTAGAACCCTTATCTATACTATCATTCCAAATGAAAATGTTGGCCGCCAGCTGACTTTTCCAAACGATTCATGTAAGCTTCTCCGATGCCTTTTTTCGCCAAGCCCTGGACATAAATTCTCTGAACGCTGTCGCGGTCGTCAAAGGCACGCAAGGCAGAAAACAATTCTTCGGCAGCAGAATCGGCGTTCTGGCCCAATGACCAGCTTCGCTCCTCAGGAAGGTCAAACTTCGCTAATATGTCCGTCAAAGCCAAAACCGCATCACTGGGTTTCAGCACTGTTTTTAGTTGTTCAGCATCCTCAGCCTGAAAAATAATCACTTCTTTGCTTGGCGCATAGTGGCGGTATTTCATGCCGGGTGCTTTTGGTGCAACACCTTTGGCCACCGTAATTGGTGAACTTGGGTCAATGACTTTTTCCCCAATCACTGCTGCAATCTCATCAGCTGTGACCGCACCAGGACGGAGAATCGTGGCGTCGGGAACTGATAAATCAACAATCGTCGATTCAACACCAATTTGTGAAGGGCCGTCATCAATTACAGCATCGATTCGGCCGGCCATATCATGCATCACATGCGCAGCCGTTGTTGTTGAGGGTTTGGTCGATAAATTAGCTGAAGGCCCGACGATTGGGTTGTTGAAAAGACTGATCAGGTTTCTCGTGACTTGACTTTTGGGATTTCGAAAAGCCGCCGTCGACAGGCCAGCCGTAACATTACTTGGCAGAATTTCATCATCAAGTAAAGGCAGAATCAAAGTCAAAGAACCCGGCCAGAAGTGAGCAATCAATTTCTCAGCCCGTTGATCTAATTTGGCAAATCGACGGAGCATCTGGTCATCGGAAACAGTCACAATTAAAGGATTATCATGAGGCCTTTTTTTTGCTGCAAAAACTTTATCAACCGGCTCGGATTTGGTTGCATCAGCACCAATGCCGTAGACTGTCTCAGTAGGAAAGGCTACCACGCCCCCTTTTGCCAAAATATCAGCTGCCCGCTGAATATCCTGATCATTCGTATGTAATAGTAATGTCACTTCAATTCCTCCATGCAATAAAACGATTAAGGCCGGCCATATCCTGAAAGATTTCCGGCTCGGCCTTGGGAAAACTAGCTTGAATCAGTTTGGAAATCGCCGGGCCTTGGGCATCATCCATCTCAAAAATAGCATATCCGTCCTTTTTTAAATGGCTAACCATTTCCGGTATCAAGCGGCGGTAGACATCCAAACCATCTTCTCCGGCAAAGAGCGCTTGATGAGGCTCATAATCCAATACCTGCTTGTCGACACTACCAGCGCCTTGGGAAATGTAAGGCGGATTAGAAACAATCAAATCAAATTGGCCGGTAACATTGTCCAATAAATCAGATAAAACAAATTTCACATTGGAAGCCGAGAGATTTTGTGCGTTTTCCCTAGCCAAATTCAAGGCTTTCCTACTTATGTCAACTGCTAACACTTTTTCAGCTTTTAATTCCAAAGCCAGCGTAATGGCAATATTGCCGCTGCCGGTGCCCACATCCAAAATAGCGAAATCCGGATCCAAAGGCAGCAGCTCCGCGTCTTTTACATGATCGATCAGCTCGGCTGTCTCGACTTCCGGAATCAAAACTCGCGAATCAACTTTAAAATGACGCCCGTAAAAATTTGCAAAACCCAACACGTATTGAACCGGTTTGCCCAAGACAACCTGCTGGAAATCCGACCTTAATTGTCGTTCTGTTTTGTCTGGAATTTCATCGGAAAATTTCAGCAGCAATTCGGTATTATTTAAGTTTAATTCACCACGCAAAAAAAGATCGATTGTTTCAAAATCAATCGACGTCTTAAAAAAATCATTTCTTATTTTGCGTAAAGTCGTCATGTTCCCTATTATAGTTAAATCATTTCCTCAAGCTGCTTTGTCTGATCGGCAATGATCAGTGCATCAATGATTTCTTCTAAATCACCATTCATGACACGATCCAACTTATTCAAGGTGAAATTGATACGATGGTCTGTCACACGGTTCTGCGGAAAATTATAAGTCCTGATGCGTTGAGAACGATCGCCGTTACCAATTTTAGTCCTTCTTTGCTGATCATAGAGCTCCCGATTTTCTTGAGAAAAATGATCGTAAACACGCGAACGCAGAATCTGCCAGGCTTTAGCACGATTCTGCTGCTGAGAACGCTGCTCCTGCATCTCCACTTTGATACCTGTCGGCAAATGCACCAGTCGAACAGCCGAACTCGTCTTATTGATATGCTGGCCGCCGGCTCCCGAAGAACGATAGACATCTTCACGCACGTCTTTAGGATCAATCAGATCGTCACTATCGATATCTTCAAATTCCGGCATCACTCCGACTGTGGCCGTACTCGTGTGAACACGTCCCTGTGTTTCGGTAACAGGCACACGCTGAACACGATGCGCACCGGATTCGAATTTGAGTTTGCTGTAAACTTTCTCTCCGGAAATATTGGCTACTACTTCTTTAAAACCACCAGCTTCACCAGGTGTCTGATCGACAATTTCAAACTGCCAATTCTGAGACTGCGAATAGCGTGCGTACATGTTCAACAGATCACCGGCGAACAAGTTGGCTTCATCCCCGCCTGCTGCACCCCGGATTTCAATAATAATGTTTTTATCATCATTGGGATCCTTTGGAATCATCATGAGTTTCAGTTCTTGAGCCAGTTTGTCTTGAGCGGGTTCTAGTACAGCCAATTCCGTTTTGGCTAACTCAGCCATTTCCTTATCGGCTAAAAGTTTTTTATCGTCTGCAATTTCCTGAGCATTTTTTTTGTACTGCTGATAGTTTTCGGCAATTGGCGTGATCTCCCCTAATTCCTTGGCGTACTTTGTGTATTTATTACTGTCTGCCGTTACTTCCGGATCGGCCAGCAGTTCGTTTAATTCGTCAAAACGATCAACGACTTTTTCTATTTGGGCAAAAAATTTATCCATCTCTTCTAGTATACGTGCTCGCTTTTAAAAATTTCAGTCACAACATTCCTTATCCAGTAACAAAAAAAGCCAGTCGTCATGGCTGGTTGGTTTGTTTAAAATTTCCGAAAACGCGCATAGCGCTGATCAACTAATTTCGTTGCCGGCATTGCAAATAATTCTTTAAATTCAGTGATTAACTGCTGTTTTAAAGCTGTGATATCCAACGGTTCGGCAATAATCTGGTCGACGATACCGTCATCCAGCAAGGCCTTGGGAGTCAGGCCCATTAATTCAGCTGCTTCGGCAGAGCGCTTAGCATCTTTCCATAAGATCGAGGCAAAACCCTCTGGAGATAAGACCGAATACTCACTATGTGCTGTCATCCATACCTGATCAGCACTAGCCAGCGCCAAGGCACCACCGCTGCCGCCTTCACCAAAGATCAGAGCAATCACAGGGACTTTTAACGACATCATGGTCGCGATGCAAGAAGCAATTGCTTCGCCTTGTCCGCCTTTTTCAGCATCAACACCTGGAAAAGCGCCCGGCGTATTGACCAGAGTTAAGACAGGCCGGTTAAAACGTTCAGCTTGTCTCATCAAGCGAATGGCCTTACGGTAGCCCCAAGGCTCCGGACTGCCAAAATGCGTAGCCAGACGATCTTTGACTTCAATCCCTTTTTGTGTCGCAATCAATGTGATCGGCTGGTCAAATAGACGGCCGATACCAGCAATAATGGCTGGATCGTCGCCGCTATGACGGTCACCATGGAATTCGTGAAAGTCTGTCAGCAGCTGATCAATTAATTGTCGACTGTCGCTTTTGCCATCGCTACGGGCTTGTTTGACAACTTCGGCAGCAGAAATGGCTTTCTCTTCTGTCATATCGCTGCCCCCCATATACGCTGTTGATTTAAAGCCAGCAGAGATTCAAGTTCCTGAGTTAAATTCTGGCGCGGGACAATTTCATCGACAAAACCGTTTTCCTGCAGTTTTTCAACACTTTGAAAATCGTCCGGCAATTTGCCACCCGTCGTCTGCTCAATCACACGTCGGCCCGCAAAGGCTACTAATGCCTTAGGTTCGGCTAGTGTGATGTCGGCTTCCATGGCAAAGCTGGCCGTCACGCCGCCAGTGGTTGGATCGGTCAAAACAACAATGTACAATAATCCAGCATCAGCATGCCGGGTAACAGCTGCGGTAATCTTAGCCATCTGCATTAAGGAATGAATCCCCTCCTGCATCCGCGCGCCGCCAGAAGCAGTGAATAGAATAACTGGCAGTTTCTGTTCAGTGGCGCGTTCAAAAAGCCGTGCTAATTTTTCTCCGGTCGCCTGACCCAGACTGCCCATCACAAAAAAGGGATCCATGATACCGACTGCTGCCAAATACTTATTCAAACGAACGCGCCCAGTCCAGACACTTTCATTCAACTTAGTGGTTTTCCGAGCCTTAGCTAATTTTTCCTGATAGCCTGGAAATGACAAAGGATCAGTGCTGACAACATCTTCATCCCATTCAGTGACATCGCTGGATAAGATTTTCAGACGTTTTCTGGCTGGAATCCGAAAAGCATAACCGCAATCAGGACAAATTTCCATATTGCCAAGACGCCGATAATAAAAACGCCCGTGGCATTTCGGACATTCACGTATAATCCCCGAAGGAATCTGTGATGAATAGGTATGGAGCAGTTTATCGGTCTGCTGTTTTGAGAAACTTGTTAATCGGTCAAACCAGGTCATGAAGCCTCCTTCTCAGTGAGCTGCTGTTTCCAAAGAGGCAAAAACTCTTTTTCAATATAATCCGTTGTCGAACTGTCCTGAACAACTGCTGGTGCATGCATCAAATCACGCTGATAGTCAAGGTTTGTTTTAACACCATCGATCGACATTTCGGTTAGCATACGATCCATCACCGACAACGCCTCTGGCCGATCTTTTCCGTGAGCAATCAGTTTGGCAATCATGGAATCATAGAAAGGTGGAATTCTGCTGCCGGAATCCACACCCGAATCAATACGCGCACCTGGGCAACCCAAAGGAAAATGAATCTTCTTAATCAGACCAGCTTGCGGCATAAAATTATGCCGTGGATCTTCGGCATTAATCCGGCACTCGATGGCACTGCCATAGATATGGATATCTTTTTGCTGCAAACGTAAGGCTTCTCCGGCCGCAACGTGAATCTGCATTTTCACAAGATCAAGTCCTGTCACCATTTCTGTGACCGGGTGTTCAACCTGAAGCCGCGTATTCATTTCCATGAAGTAGAAATGATGCTGGCTGTCCATCAGAAATTCAAAAGTACCTGTGTTCAAATAATCAATCTCATTAGCAGCTTTAGCCGCTTGAGCTAATAGCGCTTGACGTTCTTGTGTATTAATCAAAGAACAAGGACTTTCCTCAACCATTTTCTGATGTTCGCGCTGTAATGAACAGTCACGTTCTGGAAAAGCCAGCACATTGCCAAAAACATCCCGCATCACTTGCACTTCAATATGTTTCGGGTTTTCAATAACCTTTTCCAAATACATACTGTCATCATCAAAAGAAAGCTTTGTCTCGTGTTGGGCATCAGAAAACTTCTGACGAAGATCCTCAGCGCTATTGATCACACGGATACCCTTGCCGCCGCCTCCGGCCGCTGCCTTGAGCATGACGGGATAACCAATCTCATCTGCAACCTGCAAAGCCGCATCAACCGACGTAACAGCTTCTTCACTGCCTGGGATGACCGAAATACCATGTTTTTTCATCGTATCACGAGCATTGGATTTGTTACCCATTAACTCAATTGTGTCAGCTTTAGGACCAATGAAAACCAAACCGCACTCTTCACAAATTCGCGCAAACTCAACATTTTCAGATAGAAAACCGAACCCTGGGTGAATAGCATCAGCACCCGAAAGGACAGCTGCACTAACGATATTTTGAATATTCAAATAAGAATCCGCCGGTTGTGGACCGCCGATGCAGACAGCAATATCGGCCAGCTGAACATAAAGACTGTCGCGATCAGCTGTTGAATAGACCGCGACAGATTCTATTTGCATTTCACGAAGTGCTCGAATAATTCGAACTGCTATCTCGCCACGGTTGGCAATCAAGACCCGTTTAAACATCATCTTTACCTCACCCAATCAGAAAAAGTAAATCCGCTGAACAAGCCTTTTCCCCATCAACGGTCGCAACTGCATGAGCGCTGCCGATATTTTCCTTTAATTTATCCAAAGTAACTTCTAACTTTAGCACATCGCCAGGTCGAACCATACGGCGGAATTTAACCTTGTCGACACCACCAAAATAAGGTGTCTTGCCGGCAAAACGATCCATTTTAAGCAAGGCAATTGCGCCAGCCTGCGCCAAAGATTCAACGATTAAAACGCCAGGCATGACTGGGTTGCCAGGAAAATGACCCTGAAAAAATTCTTCATTGATCGTGACGTTTTTCTGTGCTTTGATGCTTTCTCCAGGAACTAATTCCAAGACTTTGTCAACCAGCAGCATCGGATAACGATGCGGTAAAACAGCTTGAATTTCTTCAGCTGTCATTTCAATTTTTTCTGTCATTTGCCTACCTCTGTTTTTACTTTGATCAAGGGCTGATCGTAATCAACCATTGACTCATTATCAATGAGAATTTCTGCAATTTGGCCGGCAACCTGGCTCTTAATTTCAGTCATCATCTTCATAGCTTCAATCACACAAACTACGTCGCCGACTTTCACCTGATCCCCGACTTTCACATAACTTTGAGCTTCTGGGTTGGGCTGCAGATAAGCCACGCCGACTAACGGCGATTTAATGGTTTGAAAATCATCCTCAGATTCGGCCGCTGATTTTTTTGGTGTTTCTTCTACGGCCGGAACAGCATTATCAGCCGCTGAAGATGCTGTATCCGCAACCTTCTGCTGCGGTATATCTGTTGTTGCCGGCACACTGTGATTTGCAGTCTTATTTTTAGATAAATAAAGATGCACGCCATCAACAGTCAGATCAAATTCACGGATACTGCTTTGATCGACTTGTTCGATTAAAGCTTTAATCGCTTTTTCGTCCACTTTTAATCACTCCATCTCTTTAATGCAAGTACAGCATTGTGCCCGCCAAAACCAAATGAATTACTCAAAGCATAATCTGCTTGTGTCTGTTTATTGGCTTCATTGACCAAATCAACTGGACATTCTGGATCTTGTTCAGTGATACCGACGTTAACCGGCAGCTGGCCATCTGATAACGCACGAGCAGTCGCGATCGCCTCGATCGCACCAGCTGCACCGAGTAAATGACCAGTCATCGATTTGGTACTGCTGACCAAAACATGGCTATCACTGCCAAACAATTGGTTAATTGCAGCAGCTTCTGCTGAATCATTACCCTTTGTAGCAGTACCGTGCGCATTAATATATCCGACTTGTGTTTTGTCTATACCAGCTTCTTCAACAGCCAGCTTCATTGCGCGAGCGGCTTGC
The Oenococcus kitaharae DSM 17330 DNA segment above includes these coding regions:
- a CDS encoding L-threonylcarbamoyladenylate synthase, translated to MTLLLHTNDQDIQRAADILAKGGVVAFPTETVYGIGADATKSEPVDKVFAAKKRPHDNPLIVTVSDDQMLRRFAKLDQRAEKLIAHFWPGSLTLILPLLDDEILPSNVTAGLSTAAFRNPKSQVTRNLISLFNNPIVGPSANLSTKPSTTTAAHVMHDMAGRIDAVIDDGPSQIGVESTIVDLSVPDATILRPGAVTADEIAAVIGEKVIDPSSPITVAKGVAPKAPGMKYRHYAPSKEVIIFQAEDAEQLKTVLKPSDAVLALTDILAKFDLPEERSWSLGQNADSAAEELFSALRAFDDRDSVQRIYVQGLAKKGIGEAYMNRLEKSAGGQHFHLE
- a CDS encoding tyrosine-protein phosphatase, with amino-acid sequence MFEKRILNIKGGRNFRDLGGYSTIDNRQVRWGRLFRGAKMADFSARDLKVLKHHKIARVIDFRSLDERLNDPDAYSDSIEEIELPLLNEDTTNSTADANDFRHEPHEFGFAYERMMATYRNMVVDEFSQQTLQVFFRYLLDGSQGALLFHCTKGKDRTGLASALFLSAVGVDKETVFRDYALSDQFNQPENEAHLTKMIQQGASDADIDNAKHFIMTDPDYLANAFAAMSEVAGSPQAYLTQIIGLDQDSLAELKQRYLR
- the upp gene encoding uracil phosphoribosyltransferase yields the protein MSKFTVIDHPLIQHKLRILRDKNTSTKDFRELVNEIATLMAYEVSRDMQLEDVEIDTPVAHTTVKQLTGKKVAVVPILRAGLGMVDGVVKLIPAARIGHIGMYRDEKTLEPHEYFIKLPEDIEKREVIVVDPMLATGGSAKDAIAALKKRGARYIKLMVLVAAPEGVKAVQAADPDVDIFAAALDDHLNDKGYIVPGLGDAGDRLFGTK
- a CDS encoding L,D-transpeptidase, with product MTRRKLIVLSAWVILLAAFLILFFVTRPKTAGTQSQSSSVQSQTSQAAVSSRKKTAPKVLPAKIDWQAASEKKAYPVFSENPGAWVQVSLKEQLVYVKAQDGRTLYTMYCSSGLDNTTPTGTFYIQAERGPSFFNPSLNEGANYWVSFKDHGVYLFHSVPTSADKSYNAAEAEKLGHPASHGCIRLTVSDAKWFYENVPFNTKVVIGD
- a CDS encoding ABC transporter substrate-binding protein; the encoded protein is MNLKRMSLLLLTLFCVISIAVLEFANYGSTSNSHTIEFFNQKPEVTSGYQELARLYEKTHPNIKVKITTVGNGSGASALQAKFVSGDAPDIVMLGGLPEIDRYHNRLLNLDKLPIQKKIVPSLKSGGRIYGRNLGVAVDIEGYGWAYNKAVFKKAGIDAAQITDYASFKAAVEKLNSQKKALGLSGVFGFNGADTSSITSFSAQFLSQSYHNNLTKAYRSQHLNWRYSKRMAAYVDLVKRYNVKPILSVRYDASVQDLFFHGKVAMIPQGNWIIPTLDQAQKGFSAKNLGMLPYFVKGKGQIMTGSSWYLGITNEHPQREKDAKDFLQWLYNSPESENVIVQQMRYVPPIINFDLNKLPDPLSKEIYRIGTGKHAEVPVHKQFPNGFNQEAIGPNMQRYFANKISWQQFVQRTESQYYQLRQIQGGR
- a CDS encoding YihY/virulence factor BrkB family protein is translated as MIIKIPKRLKKGLDLFIHYFQQADISNNAIVLAYYLLLSLPPLLLVLGNLLAYLQVRNADAISYILQVTPAGMSGYLKPIISSFLNQGSNESLSLGILIAVWSASGMIATLRSCFNKIYQPKKQENPLLSRALSFLLLVLALLAFASLLTLIIFGQYLLDLLKIDWQHASFWLLEIVQAKNLLAFAGFFVLLCSLYYFVPETRPKAKYVWLGALFTDCCWFMMAALFQNYVALFAHGISSYQTIGTFIILMFWLNFSSLFLLLGAVINACYQAYFEPGRPRNSQVKRS
- a CDS encoding carbohydrate ABC transporter permease produces the protein MFQKKYYYWLFVLPSLVLISVIILIPFLIGIFYSFTNSNGITASWVGLKNYFLLFSDANFLQSCWLTFLFSLLSVAGINVIALSFALLVTRRDNRFTKFLRTIFFIPNLIGGILLGFIWQFIFIQIFGALGSQLHLSFFNGWLSTPESGLWGLVILFWWQMSGYIMLIYVAFLNAIPRSTIESAKLDGANEGQIFWWIKLPQLAPAFTISLFLTLANSFKLYEQNLALTNGGPFRSTEMIAMNIYNTAFVNYQQGYAQAAGILLFIFVALVSFAQLYFSRKGERQNES
- a CDS encoding carbohydrate ABC transporter permease, translating into MKAKVVRNITWIISVLLALIWLYPFVIVLINSLKTKSDLFSNPLALSRPTFGNYTEAFLSLNYVQSFFNSTLITVTSVLLITLLASMTAYALARTHGKISSIIYYLCAATMLIPFQSIMIPLISLFGRIDFLNRISLILMNTGLALSLSIILYYGAFLGVPASIDEAAMIDGANTVKAFFSVILPSVSPMTGTVVILNAMKIWNDYLLPSLVINKDGMYTIPLRMYFFFGENNSNWQLALAGLVLAIIPIIILFILLQKQIMQSATEGAIK